The following are encoded together in the Lathyrus oleraceus cultivar Zhongwan6 chromosome 3, CAAS_Psat_ZW6_1.0, whole genome shotgun sequence genome:
- the LOC127128728 gene encoding protein ABA DEFICIENT 4, chloroplastic: protein MSFSSCYSHLPLAFNKDIKLCSTIGQEKLNFPFSIRSNGVELCTRRVSRSRAGLSGDWSFIGGSKIVVKPKATTSFRNRKRSQIHASWFVGSQLASTVFTWGTIAVLPCYTLMVFAPKSELTKKSMESYLPYVILGVLYAYLLFLSWTPETVRLIFASKYLLPELSSIGKMFSSELTLASAWIHLLVVDLFAARHIFRDGMENQIETRHSVSFCLFFCPIGILTHVITKAMTKTTRTESHGL, encoded by the exons GATATAAAACTCTGTAGCACAATTGGACAAGAGAAGCTGAATTTTCCTTTCTCTATCAGGAGTAATGGTGTCGAGCTATGCACCCGACGCGTTTCGAGAAGTAGAGCCGGCTTAAGCGGAGATTGGAGTTTCATAGGAGGATCCAAAATTGTTGTAAAACCTAAAGCTACAACATCGTTTCGCAATCGAAAAAGAAGTCAAATACATGCTTCAT GGTTCGTAGGATCTCAGCTTGCTAGCACTGTATTTACATGGGGAACAATCGCGGTGCTCCCGTGTTACACACTTATGGTTTTCGCCCCGAAATCCGAACTA ACCAAAAAGTCTATGGAAAGTTATTTACCGTATGTAATCCTCGGCGTTCTATACGCCTACTTGTTGTTCCTTTCTTGGACACCTGAAACGGTTCGATTGATTTTCGCGAGTAAATACTTACTACCTGAG CTTAGTAGCATAGGGAAAATGTTCTCTAGTGAGTTGACTTTAGCCTCTGCTTGGATTCATCTTTTGGTTGTTGATCTTTTTGCTGCAAG GCACATTTTCCGCGATGGAATGGAGAATCAGATTGAAACTCGACATTCGGTTTCCTTTTGCTTGTTCTTCTGCCCTATTGGGATTCTTACTCATGTCATCACCAAAGCAATGACTAAAACTACAAGAACAGAGAGTCATGGTTTATAG